CCTGAAACTATTGAATATATGAAATCATGGAAAACAGATCAATAAAAAGGCAGCACCCCGAAAAGCTCCTTCAAAGGAACCTGAATGGATGCTGCCTCTTCATTTTGGTAATACATATAGGTCGAGTTACGTACTACACTTCCAGTTCAAACGATTCCAGCGTGCCCACCATTCTTAGATCATGTTCTTGGTTGAACTGTGTCCGTTTATCCGCATCTGCGAATTCATCATGATAATGCATGAGCACGGTTTTCTGTCTCACTTCGGCAGGCAGTTGTTGCAGATCCTTCAGTGAGGTGTGTGATTTGATCACCAGATCATGCATATGACATTCATGGAAAATCAGCTGTACATCTGCGGCAGCCTGCTCTACCCGTTCCTGATCCAGCGTGCTGTCTGCGCTATAGTAGAAGAAGGGTTTTGCAAGAAGGCCATTGCTGACCATACCCGGCACGTGCTGTGTTCGAAAAGTCTCAAGCGTCACGCCCCCCAGCTCAAATGTGCCTCCATCCGGTAAAGGTACGATATCATAATAGTCGCTCATCGTGCGCTCCCCATCGGTTGTATAACGCATGCCTGGGGATAAAATGCTCCATAACGGATCAACCAGTTCCTCGTGGATAAACAGACGTGGCTTGCGGTCGCCCACAATCTGTGAATAATAACCGAGCATCTGTACCCCGTTAATATGATCTTCATGCAGATGGGTAATAAACACATTGTGAATATCCGTCAAGGGATAGCCGTATTCCTTTAATGCTTTTGCGTTGGATTCCGGAAAATCAATCACCAGATGGGTATCGCCGAATTCGGCTAGCATACTGTTGTGGTGTTGCTCCACACTGAACATGTCCCCTGTACCAAGAAATGTTATTTTCATCCATTTCATCTCCTTCTATCATCTTCAGATCAGCATCAATTAGATTAAAACCAGTATACCTCGTTCCAGGAAATATGCCTAAATCAACCTTTTGTGATAACGCTATCATTTTATATTGAACTTTGTGGGCAAACAGTGTAGCGTAAAGATTGGGAAGTGAACCCATATGAACGTAAACTCACCTAAAGGGAGCGTGCGAGGCGAATGAAGTCTTTTCTGGATGAACAATTTTTGCTGCACAGTGAAACGGCGATCAAGTTATATGAGGACTATGCGAAGGACATGCCGATTATTGACTATCACTGCCACTTGAGTCCACAGGAGATCTACGAGAATAAAACCTTTGGCAATATTACAGAGGCCTGGTTATACGGTGATCACTACAAATGGCGGCTGATGCGCGCAAACGGAATTGAGGAGCAGTACATTACGGGTGGAGAGGGCGTAACCGATTACGATCGTTTTCTGGCGTATGCCAAAACCGTCCCGATGATGATTGGTAACCCGCTGTACGCGTGGTCTCATTTGGAATTACAGCGTTATTTCGGTGTCTATGAAGTGTTGAATGAGACGAGCGCCCCGGCGATCTGGGAAAAAGTAAATGCCAAGCTGAACAGTGACGGATTCGGTGCACGTGATCTCATTACCAAATCCAATGTTACCGTGGTATGCACGACGGATGATCCATGTGATTCCCTGGAATATCACCTGAAGATTCAGGAGATTGAAGGATTCGATACAGCTGTACTGCCTTCATTCCGTCCGGATAAAGGGCTGGAACTAAACCGCGATACCTTCTCGGAATGGGTAGGCAAGCTGTCGCAGGCAGCCGGAACGGCCATTTCCGATTATGACTCGTTCCTCTCCGCTCTGGAATCACGGGTAGAGTTCTTCCATTCCGTAGGAGGCCGGGTATCTGACCATGCACTGGATTATGTACCTTTCGGTGTCGCTACACGGGAGGAAGCAGGGGCAATATTTGCGAAGGCTCTCGCTGGGCAGAAGGTTAGCCGTGAGGAAGAGAACAAGTACAAGACGGTAACGCTGACTTTCCTCGGCAAGCTGTACGCAGATCGGGGCTGGGTCATGCAGTTTCATATTAATGCGGCCCGCAACAATAACAGCCGGATGTTTGCCCAGCTTGGTCCGGATACCGGCTATGATTCCGTTAATGATACGCCGCTTTCCTCAGCTATAATCGGTTTGCTCGATGCACTGGAGCAGCAGCAAGCGCTGCCGAAAACGATCCTGTATTCCTTAAATCCTCGGGACAATGAAGTGCTCGCAGCGATTATCGGCAGTTTCCAGGGCGGCGGCATTCCAGGCAAAATTCAGCTTGGTGCAGCATGGTGGTTCAATGATACGAAGGATGGCATGCTCGCTCAAATGAAAGCGCTGGCGAATGTAGGTTTAATTAGCCGTTTCGTCGGCATGTTAACCGATTCACGCAGTTTTCTCTCCTATACACGACATGAGTATTTCCGCCGCCTGGTCTGCAACCTTATCGGTGAATGGGCCGAACAAGGCGAGGTACCGCATGATATGGATCTACTTGGACAGATCGTGCAGGGCATTGCCTACAACAATGCGAAGGAGTATTTCCCTTTTGCTTCCGCGCTCAAAACTGTATCTGCTTCGCAGTCTTAATTCTTCTATATTTGGTTCAAAACCGTGGCTTTAAAGTCACGGTTTTTTGTTGTGCATTTGCTGTTTGACATTCAACTTTTGCAGGAATATACTTAGTACACCTAATTAATTGATTGGCTATTTAATTGGAATGCTATTTAATAGATGTCCTATGATGTTGGACGTCTATGGAATGATAATGAAAATAAGGGGGGGACAATAATGACTGGCATAGATCCGGTTGCCCAGAAGCTTTTGTATTCCATCATGCAGTTTAATAAAGGCAAATGGAGGCAGCATAAACCACATGGGCGTAATCACAATGAGATTATGGTTCTGGGTTGTTTGCTCCACGGCATGCATCCGGGAGAACAATTGAATTGGCAGGATAATCCTCCTAATTTCGAAGACACACTGCATTCAAATCATCCAGGACTGAAAGTATCGGAAATTAGTGCATTGTTGCGTGTGAAATCACCGACGATTACTCCCGTCATTCGAGGCCTTGAAGACGAGGGCCTGGTTGAACGAACTATGGACCCAGAGGATCGTCGCGCAGTCCGCATTACGATTACCGAAGCAGGTCGTGAAATTATCCGGGCGGCTCATCAGGAGCGCATGGAGATATTTAATAAGCTCGTTGAGCATCTGGGTGAGGAAGACAGTCTTCAATTAGCGGAATTGTTGACCAAGGTGTACACCTTTTTTGATACAAAGGTTTCCCAACAGATGGATGCGTCCACACAAGGAGATGATAAGCCATGATGAAATTGTTTCGCATGCTTAAGCCTTACCGAGTCCCCATTTTCTTCATACTGGGTCTGGTGCTGTTACAGTCGCTGGCTGAACTGTATTTGCCAACCCTGATGGCGGACATCGTTAATGGCGGCATAGTAAAAGGAGATGTTCCATACATTTGGCAGATTGGTGGCTGGATGCTATTAATTGCCGTAGCAGGCACGGCCTGTTCTGTAACAGCCAGTTATCTCTCCTCCCGTACAGCGGGTGGATTTGCCAAACAGCTGCGCAGCAGAGTGTTCCGCCATGTGGAGAACTTTTCGCTGCAGGAATTTGATAAATTGGGTACAGCCTCGCTGATTACCCGTACCACCAATGATATTACGCAGGTTCAAAACGTATTAACAATGATGCTGCGCATGATGGTTATGGCACCGATGATGTGTATCGGTGGTATCTTCATGGCGGTATCCCAGGATGCCAAATTATCAACCATTTTCCTGGTTGTCCTGCCTGTACTGGCCGGGGCCATCGCACTGATTGGTGCGAAGGGTCTGCCTTTGTTCAAACAAATTCAGAAAAAGCTCGACCGACTCAATCTGGTCCTGCGTGAGCAACTAACAGGGATTCGCGTGGTTCGTTCCTTTAATCGTGGGGAACATGAGCGTGTTCGTTTTAATGGAGCCAATACGGATCTGAGAGACGTTTCCATTAAAGTGAATGTGCTCATGGCAACATTAATGCCTGTGATGATGCTGGTTATGAACTTTTCAATGATTGCCATCCTTTATTTCGGTGGACAGCGTATCGACAGCGGGAATATGAATATTGGTTCATTGATTGCCTTTATTCAGTATGCGATGCAAATCATGTTCTCCCTCATTATGGTTTCCATTATCTTTGTGATGATTCCAAGAGCTTCGGCTTCGGCAGAACGGATCAACGAAGTATTGGATATGCATCCCGATCTTAGCAATCCAGAGCAGCCTCGTGATATGAAGTCGCTGCAAGGCACCATTGAATTCGATAATGTGACATTCCGTTATCCGGGTGCAGAAAATGCTGCGTTGTCAGGCATTTCATTTACGGCACGCCCGGGTGAAACCACAGCTATTATCGGGGGTACGGGCTCAGGGAAATCCACATTGCTCAGTCTCATTCCACGTTTCTATGATGTAACGGAGGGCAGTGTACGGGTCAATGGTACAGATGTCCGTGAGCTGCGGCAGGAAGATCTGCGGGCCAAAATCGGATTTGTACCGCAAAAAGCGGTTCTTTTCACCGGAACGATTGCGGAGAATATCCGCCACGGGAAGGATGACGCCACGATGGAGGAGATTGTTCGAGCCGCTCAAACGGCTCAGGCAGAGAACTTCATTACGGAGATGAAAGACGGTTACGACAGCGTCATTGCACAGGGAGGTAACAACGTATCCGGTGGACAGAAGCAGCGTTTGTCCATTGCACGCGCACTGGTTCGCCGTCCGGAAGTATATATTTTTGACGACAGCTTCTCGGCTCTCGATTTCAAAACCGATGCCAATCTTCGTGCTGCCCTGAAGTCCGAAACGACTGAAGCAGCAGTGCTAATTGTAGCTCAGCGTGTAAGTACGGTTATGGATGCGGATCGCATTCTGGTTATGGATGAAGGACGGATTGTCGGTTCAGGAACACATAAAGAGCTGATGGAGCACAATGAAGTGTATCGCGAGATTGTATCCTCCCAGCTGACAGAGGAGGAGATCGCATGAGTGAACGTACAGAACGCAAGTCACCTCGTCCCCCTGGCGGACCGGGGCATCCCGGAGGCGGAATGGGCATGCGGCCTCCTGTGGAGAAAGCGAAGGATTTCAAAGGTACACTGCGGCGTTTGATGCGGTATCTTCAGCCCCACAGCTATCGATTGCTGGGTGTGCTGGTCGCTGCAATTCTAAGTACCGTGTTCAGCATTATCAGTCCTAAGATTATGGCGGAAGGCACGGATATTCTCAGTAAAGGCGCTATTGCCATCCTTCAGGGTGTACAGGGGGCCGGGATTGATTTTCCTGCCTTGATAAAAGTATTGTATCTGCTTGGGGGACTCTACCTGTTTAGTGCAGCTTTCATGTACATTCAGCAATACCTGATGGCTGGTGTAGCTCAGCGGGTTGTGTACGACATGCGTGAGCAGATCAGTGCCAAGGTTGGACGTCTGCCGCTGAAATATTTTGACTCCCGTACTCACGGGGAAACATTAAGCCGGGCGACAAACGATGTGGACAACATCAGTAATACACTCCAGCAAAGTTTGGCGCAATTTATTACGTCTGTAGTCACCATTGTCGGGGTTATCATCATGATGTTGACCATTAGTCCATGGATGACCCTGATTACCATTTTGACTCTGCCATTAAGCGTGGTAGTGGTTATGCTGGTGGCATCCCGCTCGCAAAAACACTTTGCAGGCCAGCAGAAATCACTTGGTGAATTGAACGGCCATGTCGAGGAAATGTACACCGGACACAAGGTAGTCAAAGCCTTTGGACGGGAAGAACATTCGGTTGAACAGTTCGAAAAAGTGAACGAAGAACTGTATGAATCCGGTTGGAAAGCCCAGTTTATCTCGGGGATTATCATGCCACTGATGACGTTTGTAGGTAACCTTGGTTATGTGCTGATCTGTGTGGTCGGCGGGATCTTTGTTACACGTGGTGCTATCTCCATCGGGGATATCCTTGCATTCACACAGTACTCCCGTCAGTTCACTCAGCCGATTAACCAGATTGCCAACATCTCGAATATCATTCAGTCCACCATCGCTTCGGCGGAGCGGGTATTTGAATTGCTGGATGAAGAGGAAGAGGTTCCAGAGTCTTCGAAACCAGTACAATTGCAGCAACCACAGGGTGCCGTTGCATTCCATGGTGTGAATTTTGGATATAAAGCGGATGAGTTACTCATTCAAAATATGAATATTGATGTAAAACCGGGACAGACGGTAGCCATTGTCGGGCCGACTGGAGCGGGGAAAACAACGCTGATCAACCTCCTGATGCGTTTCTACGAAATTCAGGACGGCCAAATTACCATTGACGGTGTTAATATCGTGGACATGGAACGCGGCAAGCTGCGCAGCCTGTTTGGGATGGTGCTTCAGGACACATGGTTGTTCAACGGAACGATCCGTGACAACATTGCCTATGGCCGAGAAGGCGCAACGGAAGCGGAAGTCATCAAGGCAGCCGATGCGGCCCATGCCGATCACTTCATTCGTACCTTGCCTGATGGATATGATACGGTGCTGAATGAAGAAGCCTCGAACATTTCACAGGGGCAGAAGCAATTGCTGACGATTGCGAGAGCAATTCTGGCGAATCCGGCCATTCTGATTCTGG
Above is a window of Paenibacillus sp. E222 DNA encoding:
- a CDS encoding MarR family winged helix-turn-helix transcriptional regulator, which codes for MTGIDPVAQKLLYSIMQFNKGKWRQHKPHGRNHNEIMVLGCLLHGMHPGEQLNWQDNPPNFEDTLHSNHPGLKVSEISALLRVKSPTITPVIRGLEDEGLVERTMDPEDRRAVRITITEAGREIIRAAHQERMEIFNKLVEHLGEEDSLQLAELLTKVYTFFDTKVSQQMDASTQGDDKP
- a CDS encoding MBL fold metallo-hydrolase, which gives rise to MKITFLGTGDMFSVEQHHNSMLAEFGDTHLVIDFPESNAKALKEYGYPLTDIHNVFITHLHEDHINGVQMLGYYSQIVGDRKPRLFIHEELVDPLWSILSPGMRYTTDGERTMSDYYDIVPLPDGGTFELGGVTLETFRTQHVPGMVSNGLLAKPFFYYSADSTLDQERVEQAAADVQLIFHECHMHDLVIKSHTSLKDLQQLPAEVRQKTVLMHYHDEFADADKRTQFNQEHDLRMVGTLESFELEV
- the uxaC gene encoding glucuronate isomerase, translating into MKSFLDEQFLLHSETAIKLYEDYAKDMPIIDYHCHLSPQEIYENKTFGNITEAWLYGDHYKWRLMRANGIEEQYITGGEGVTDYDRFLAYAKTVPMMIGNPLYAWSHLELQRYFGVYEVLNETSAPAIWEKVNAKLNSDGFGARDLITKSNVTVVCTTDDPCDSLEYHLKIQEIEGFDTAVLPSFRPDKGLELNRDTFSEWVGKLSQAAGTAISDYDSFLSALESRVEFFHSVGGRVSDHALDYVPFGVATREEAGAIFAKALAGQKVSREEENKYKTVTLTFLGKLYADRGWVMQFHINAARNNNSRMFAQLGPDTGYDSVNDTPLSSAIIGLLDALEQQQALPKTILYSLNPRDNEVLAAIIGSFQGGGIPGKIQLGAAWWFNDTKDGMLAQMKALANVGLISRFVGMLTDSRSFLSYTRHEYFRRLVCNLIGEWAEQGEVPHDMDLLGQIVQGIAYNNAKEYFPFASALKTVSASQS
- a CDS encoding ABC transporter ATP-binding protein, with the translated sequence MMKLFRMLKPYRVPIFFILGLVLLQSLAELYLPTLMADIVNGGIVKGDVPYIWQIGGWMLLIAVAGTACSVTASYLSSRTAGGFAKQLRSRVFRHVENFSLQEFDKLGTASLITRTTNDITQVQNVLTMMLRMMVMAPMMCIGGIFMAVSQDAKLSTIFLVVLPVLAGAIALIGAKGLPLFKQIQKKLDRLNLVLREQLTGIRVVRSFNRGEHERVRFNGANTDLRDVSIKVNVLMATLMPVMMLVMNFSMIAILYFGGQRIDSGNMNIGSLIAFIQYAMQIMFSLIMVSIIFVMIPRASASAERINEVLDMHPDLSNPEQPRDMKSLQGTIEFDNVTFRYPGAENAALSGISFTARPGETTAIIGGTGSGKSTLLSLIPRFYDVTEGSVRVNGTDVRELRQEDLRAKIGFVPQKAVLFTGTIAENIRHGKDDATMEEIVRAAQTAQAENFITEMKDGYDSVIAQGGNNVSGGQKQRLSIARALVRRPEVYIFDDSFSALDFKTDANLRAALKSETTEAAVLIVAQRVSTVMDADRILVMDEGRIVGSGTHKELMEHNEVYREIVSSQLTEEEIA
- a CDS encoding ABC transporter ATP-binding protein, with the translated sequence MSERTERKSPRPPGGPGHPGGGMGMRPPVEKAKDFKGTLRRLMRYLQPHSYRLLGVLVAAILSTVFSIISPKIMAEGTDILSKGAIAILQGVQGAGIDFPALIKVLYLLGGLYLFSAAFMYIQQYLMAGVAQRVVYDMREQISAKVGRLPLKYFDSRTHGETLSRATNDVDNISNTLQQSLAQFITSVVTIVGVIIMMLTISPWMTLITILTLPLSVVVVMLVASRSQKHFAGQQKSLGELNGHVEEMYTGHKVVKAFGREEHSVEQFEKVNEELYESGWKAQFISGIIMPLMTFVGNLGYVLICVVGGIFVTRGAISIGDILAFTQYSRQFTQPINQIANISNIIQSTIASAERVFELLDEEEEVPESSKPVQLQQPQGAVAFHGVNFGYKADELLIQNMNIDVKPGQTVAIVGPTGAGKTTLINLLMRFYEIQDGQITIDGVNIVDMERGKLRSLFGMVLQDTWLFNGTIRDNIAYGREGATEAEVIKAADAAHADHFIRTLPDGYDTVLNEEASNISQGQKQLLTIARAILANPAILILDEATSSVDTRTEVFIQKAMNDLMKDRTSFVIAHRLSTIRGADLILVMDHGNVIEQGNHEELMEKQGFYADLYNSQFTEQQPQAI